TCATCAAAAATGCGGATGTGTTTATCGATCTGCCAGCCCTGAAAACCCACACCATGACCATGGTGACCCTCGGCGTGAAAAACCTCCAGGGCATTCTCACGGAGGGGGATCGATACCTGGGTCATCGGGACGATCTTGATCAACACCTGGTCGATATCCTCAAGGTCAGAAAACCGGACCTGACTCTGGTTGACGGATTGATCGGCATGGAGGGTATGGGGGCGGGGGAGAGCGGAACCCCCGTCGAGATGGGATTGATCCTGGCGGGAGAGGACGTGGTGGCGGTGGATACGGTCGCAAGCCGGCTCATGGGCATTCAGAACCCGGGCGTGGTCGGGACCACCCGGATCGCCGCACATGACGGCATCGGAACGATGGATCTCAGGGCCATCGAGGTGAGGGGATGTTCCATCGACGAGGTCTCGCGATCGTTTCTGTTGCCCTACAATTTTACCCAGCCGATTGAATCGTTCGTCACCGGCGTCTATCCGAATGTGGATGTCTTCATCGGCGGGGCGTGCCCGTCGTGCTGGCTCATGTCCGCGATGGTGCTCCGAAACCTGGCGCGGATAGAGGAGGGGGCGGCCCTGATCGTGGGCGTCGATCCCAAGATTCCTCCGGACAAAGAATGGGATTTCAAGAATACGTTTCTTCTGGGGGACTGCGCCATCGGTTCTTCCGGCCCCGTCCGGGAAATCAGGAACCGAATCACCCTGGAGGGGCATGATACGTTCCTCTACGGCTGTCTCCCCTATCAACAGGCCATGATCAAGCTCGAGGATCTCCTCGTTGAACGGGGAGTGATAACGAAGGAAGAGCTGATCCAGAAGGCCGAGATGAACCGTACCCGCTTTTTCGACTATTACCGGGAAAAAGACCCGGCCTGGGAACCGGAGATATAACGAGACATATTCCACTTTTTTATATAAAGGACGTCGTATCATGGATAAAGAATTCATCATCGCCGTCGACAGCGGCACGCAGAGCATTCGGGCGATCGTGTATGATCACTCGGGGAAGGAAATCGCCAAATCCCAGCTCGATTTGGACCCCTATTTTTCCGTCAATCCCGGATGGGCGGAGCAGAGTCCCGACGACTACTGGACGAAATTCTGTCGTGTGGTCAAAGAAGTAATGACGCATAAGGACGTGGATCCGAAAAAGGTCTGCGGTCTGGGCATCACGACCCAGCGGGGATGCATCATCCCGATGGATAAGGACGGAACGCCGCTCCGTAACTGCATCATTTGGCTGGATCAGCGTTTTACCGAGGATCCCCCGCCGGTGGATTGGAAGATAAAGGCGCTGTTTACGGTTATCGGAAAGGCGGAGCTGATCAGGCTCATACAGAAGAATTCAAAGTTCACCTGGATCTATACCTACGAGCCGGACGTCTATAAGAAGACCCATATCTTCGGACAGATCACCACCTTTTTCGTCAAGAAACTCACCGATTCGTTTCATGATTGCGCGTCCATGTATGTCGGATACTGGCCGCTGGAATCGAAGAAATTCGACTGGTACGGCATCGACGGCATCCTGGACGTTTTTTGCATCGGTCGTGATCAGCTGCCGACCCTCTTCAAGCCGAACGAGGTCGTGGGGCATGTAACGAAAAAGGCCGCGAGTGAGACCGGTCTCCCCGAGGGGCTGCCGGTCGTCATCGGTGCCGGGGACAAGCAGTCCGAATCCTTGGGCGCCGGGGCCATCACCCCGGATATTGGGACCATATCCTACGGCACCGCGACCACCATGGAGGTGATGACGAAGAAATTCATTGAAAGCAAGAAGCTGAATTACTTTACCTGGTGTTCCGCCCTGCCGGACGCCTGGTGCCTGGAATGCTTCATCTATCGAGGTTTCTGGATGGCCAAATGGTTCATCCAGCAGCTCGGCCACCGGGAAGCGATCGAGGCCGAAAAGCAGGGGGTCTCGCCAGAGGCGCTCCTGGACAGTGTGATTCGGGACATCCCGCCGGGCTCCATGGGCCTGATGCTGCAGCCCTATTGGACGCCGCACCCGTCCCAGAAGTTTTCAAAGGGATCCATCATCGGCTTCGGCAGCGTCCACACCCGGGCGCACATCTATCGGTCCATCCTGGAAGGCATCGCCTACGAGCTGCGCCGCTTGGGAGAGTTGGTGCAGAAGGATACAAAGGTCCCCCTGAAAGAGCTTCGGGTGGGGGGCGGCGGTTCCCGCAGCGACATGGCCGTGCAGATCGCCGCGGATGTCTTCAACCTCCCCGCAAAAAGGATGAAGATTTTCGAGAATTGCGCCATGGGCGCCGCCATAGACGCGGCGGTGGCGACCGGTATGTTCAATGGATTCGACGAGGCGGTGGCGTCCATGGTACATACCGGCGAGGAGTTCGAGCCGATCCAAGAGAATCACAAAATATACAATGAGCTGTTCAACGATGTGTATATGAAGACCTACGGCGCCCTGGCGCCCCTCTATCGGAGAATCGGGGATATTACCGGGTACCGCGAGGGGGATTGAGCCGTCCGGAATCGCCCGGTAAAAAGGGGAGCTACATGAAAAAACAATCGGTTAAGATGTTCAAGATCTTTCTGGCGGCTTTATTGGCGGGGGCGGTGGCGATCTTTTCGTACACGGTCCTGGCCGTGGATGCGTCCGTCGATTGTCTTGAAAAGCCGAAATTTGAGGATGAGCCCCAGATGGGATATTACATCTGGCGGGACAAGGATGACGTCTGGCATGTCGTCACGGTGACGAAAGAAATCATGACGCTGTTTACAGGCGATATTACGGTTACCAGGGGGACGATCGAGGAATTGAACCTGCCCGATGAAAAAAAGATGGGCTATAACGACGTTGTCCTCAATGATAACCGGGTGATTGAGTTTTCATACCTGACCGATGAGGAGCAGCTTGAGTTTGAGTTTGAGGTCGCCGGGGACGCCCCGTGCCTCAACTTCGATCTGAAGATCAATAAAAAAAGGGTGCGTCAAAACATCTTTCTTGGGGAGAAAAAGGTCAACCCAAGAAAACTTCCGTTCGCCCGATGTTATTGATCCCGGGCGATGACAGGGGATATTCGGTACGCTCCCATCACAGATAACGAGAAGAAATATGGCATCACACCAAGTTGTAAAAAGTATCGCTGAAATCAATGAGAGAATCAAAAAGGGACAGGCGGTAGTGGTGACCGCCGAGGAGATGGTCGATATCGTCAGGAAGGAGGGGGAAGTCGGCGCCGCGAAACGGGTGGACGTGGTCACCACCGGCACATTCGGCCCCATGTGCTCTTCCGGGGCGTTTCTCAATTTCGGACATTCGAAGCCGAGAATCAGGGCGTCGAACCTGGTGCTGAACAATGTACCGGCGTATTCCGGGATCGCCGCCGTGGACGGTTATATCGGCGCCACGGAGCCGACCAGGGACGATCCGTTGAACAAGGTCTTTCCGGGGCGCTTTACCTACGGAGGGGGCCATGTCATATCAGACCTGATCGCCGGGAAGACCATTGTTCTCGAGGCCGAATCCTACGGAACCGACTGCTACCCGAATCGAAAAATCACCAAGAAGGTACGGCTCAAGGATTTTCCCTTCGCAGTAATGTTCAATCCGCGAAACGC
This genomic interval from Candidatus Zymogenaceae bacterium contains the following:
- a CDS encoding DUF362 domain-containing protein; this encodes MSTQTAVSIVRGEIPLTEKDVHTLVTEALDLIGGIGAFVKKGDTVAIKPNLFAPYPPPVSVDRRVIGAVTKLCRKAGAKRVVVIEGVSVGSLIKRVNIDKKDAQRGINRGMTTLEVMRLLGVTRSVEAAGGEVMGVEDAPTGRLPVPDGKVLHFIDYPEIIKNADVFIDLPALKTHTMTMVTLGVKNLQGILTEGDRYLGHRDDLDQHLVDILKVRKPDLTLVDGLIGMEGMGAGESGTPVEMGLILAGEDVVAVDTVASRLMGIQNPGVVGTTRIAAHDGIGTMDLRAIEVRGCSIDEVSRSFLLPYNFTQPIESFVTGVYPNVDVFIGGACPSCWLMSAMVLRNLARIEEGAALIVGVDPKIPPDKEWDFKNTFLLGDCAIGSSGPVREIRNRITLEGHDTFLYGCLPYQQAMIKLEDLLVERGVITKEELIQKAEMNRTRFFDYYREKDPAWEPEI
- a CDS encoding FGGY-family carbohydrate kinase, which produces MDKEFIIAVDSGTQSIRAIVYDHSGKEIAKSQLDLDPYFSVNPGWAEQSPDDYWTKFCRVVKEVMTHKDVDPKKVCGLGITTQRGCIIPMDKDGTPLRNCIIWLDQRFTEDPPPVDWKIKALFTVIGKAELIRLIQKNSKFTWIYTYEPDVYKKTHIFGQITTFFVKKLTDSFHDCASMYVGYWPLESKKFDWYGIDGILDVFCIGRDQLPTLFKPNEVVGHVTKKAASETGLPEGLPVVIGAGDKQSESLGAGAITPDIGTISYGTATTMEVMTKKFIESKKLNYFTWCSALPDAWCLECFIYRGFWMAKWFIQQLGHREAIEAEKQGVSPEALLDSVIRDIPPGSMGLMLQPYWTPHPSQKFSKGSIIGFGSVHTRAHIYRSILEGIAYELRRLGELVQKDTKVPLKELRVGGGGSRSDMAVQIAADVFNLPAKRMKIFENCAMGAAIDAAVATGMFNGFDEAVASMVHTGEEFEPIQENHKIYNELFNDVYMKTYGALAPLYRRIGDITGYREGD